A single region of the Pararhodospirillum photometricum DSM 122 genome encodes:
- a CDS encoding efflux RND transporter periplasmic adaptor subunit, with protein sequence MSFKRMAIMVVGATVLFGGVIGFTQFKQKMIEDYFAHMPRPLVTVTAETATQEHWSVSVPAVATLRAVNGVDVSPSVAGQITALRFQSGQMVRQGEPLVQLDIDEEQSLLASARASASLARITAARASSLVRTSAGTRASLDDAEAQVRITEAKINEIEAQIAKKTIRAPFSGQLGVRLVDLGEYVAAGQALVNLQDLSVILADFSVSQRDLSLLQPGAPLTLTSDAWPDRTFEGSVTAVAPQINAKTGMVSVEGRFPNPDGTLRPGMLARVKVMQPVQENVLTVPVSAVTYALSGDAVFVLRPAPAADADTKPDAKSDTPKADTPKPDAQAERVRITLGERRGDRVVVKEGLSDTDRVVTSGQMKLENGSLVLVSPHPLSAAQAR encoded by the coding sequence ATGAGTTTCAAACGCATGGCCATCATGGTGGTGGGCGCAACGGTCTTGTTTGGCGGGGTGATCGGCTTCACCCAGTTCAAGCAAAAGATGATCGAAGACTATTTTGCCCATATGCCGCGTCCTTTGGTGACGGTCACCGCCGAAACCGCAACCCAGGAACACTGGAGCGTCTCGGTGCCCGCCGTGGCCACCTTGCGCGCCGTCAACGGCGTGGATGTCAGTCCCTCGGTCGCCGGGCAAATCACGGCGCTGCGCTTCCAGTCCGGGCAGATGGTGCGCCAGGGCGAGCCCCTGGTTCAGCTTGATATCGACGAGGAGCAAAGCCTCCTCGCCTCGGCCCGGGCCAGCGCCTCCCTCGCGCGCATTACCGCGGCGCGCGCCTCCAGCTTGGTGCGGACCAGTGCCGGCACGCGTGCCAGCCTAGACGATGCCGAAGCCCAGGTGCGCATCACCGAGGCCAAGATCAACGAAATCGAGGCGCAGATCGCCAAAAAAACCATCCGCGCCCCCTTTAGCGGTCAACTGGGCGTGCGATTGGTTGATCTTGGCGAATACGTGGCCGCGGGGCAAGCGCTGGTCAATCTTCAGGATCTTTCCGTCATCCTGGCCGATTTCAGTGTCTCGCAGCGCGATCTTTCCTTGTTGCAGCCCGGCGCGCCCCTCACGCTGACCTCCGACGCTTGGCCCGACCGGACCTTTGAAGGCAGCGTGACCGCCGTCGCCCCCCAGATCAACGCCAAGACCGGCATGGTGAGTGTCGAGGGCCGCTTCCCCAATCCCGATGGGACCTTGCGCCCGGGCATGCTGGCCCGCGTCAAGGTCATGCAGCCCGTCCAGGAAAATGTCCTGACCGTGCCCGTGTCGGCCGTGACCTATGCCCTGTCGGGCGATGCGGTCTTTGTGTTGCGCCCGGCGCCCGCCGCCGATGCCGATACCAAGCCCGACGCCAAATCCGACACCCCCAAGGCTGACACCCCCAAACCCGACGCCCAAGCCGAGCGAGTGCGGATCACCTTGGGCGAACGCCGGGGCGACCGCGTGGTGGTGAAGGAGGGATTGAGCGACACCGACCGCGTTGTGACCTCGGGTCAGATGAAGCTGGAAAACGGCTCGCTGGTCTTGGTCTCGCCCCACCCCTTGAGCGCCGCCCAGGCCCGCTAG
- a CDS encoding TetR/AcrR family transcriptional regulator — MAGQETRTRIVDAAMRIVREQGAARLTLDEAARHANVSKGGVLYHFRSKDELIRAMVQRLIAEYEDQIIRQYEQEPEGPYRWARAQVRASFQPDNNCNDPVGAAVLAAVALNPELLAPIRELFTSLLERMRADSPDPDRAMLVGLALDGLFLNRVTGLNLHDNESLSRLCNTAMSLLT; from the coding sequence ATGGCAGGACAAGAAACCCGCACCCGCATCGTGGACGCGGCCATGAGAATCGTTCGGGAACAAGGCGCGGCCCGCTTGACCCTCGACGAGGCCGCTCGCCATGCGAACGTGTCGAAGGGGGGAGTGTTGTATCACTTTCGCTCCAAAGACGAGTTGATCCGGGCCATGGTTCAGCGCCTGATCGCAGAATACGAAGATCAGATCATCCGCCAGTACGAACAAGAACCCGAGGGGCCCTATCGGTGGGCACGGGCGCAAGTTCGGGCCTCTTTCCAGCCTGATAATAACTGTAATGACCCAGTTGGCGCGGCGGTCCTTGCGGCGGTCGCTCTTAATCCCGAACTCCTGGCTCCTATTCGGGAGTTGTTCACCAGCTTGCTGGAACGCATGCGCGCCGACAGCCCCGATCCTGACCGGGCCATGCTGGTGGGCTTGGCCCTTGACGGCCTGTTTCTCAATCGCGTCACTGGACTCAACCTTCACGACAACGAAAGCCTCTCCCGTTTGTGTAATACAGCAATGTCCCTTTTAACGTGA